GATGGAGAACGCGCTCGAGGCCAACGCCTGCGCAGGCCTTCCGGCAATCGACGTCGCACCCAACCAGGGCAAGATGCTCAACCTCATCGCCCGCGTCCAGGGCTCGCGCCGCATCCTTGAGATCGGTACGCTCGGCGGCTACTCCACCATTTGGCTCGCTCGCGCACTTCCAGCCGACGGCAAGCTCATCACCCTCGAGCTCGACCCCAAACACGCCACCGTCGCCGCAGCCAACATGCAGCGAACCGGGCTTGCATCCCTCGTCGACATCCGCGTCGGCCCGGCGGTCGAATCGCTCGAAAAGCTGCACGCTGAAAACGCCGGCCCCTTCGACTTCGTCTTCCTCGACGCCGACAAGCCCAACTACCCCGTCTACCTCGATTGGGCCGTCAAACTCTCGCGGCCCGGCACCGTCATCCTCACCGACAACGTCGTCCGCGAGGGAGCCATCGTCGACAAGAACAATGCGGACGAGCGCGTCCAGGGCACACGGGCCTTTCTCGAAAAACTAGGCAACCACCCGCGCCTCGACGCTACCGCCATCCAGACCGTAGGCAGCAAAGGCTACGACGGCTTCGCCCTCGCCGTCGTCAAACCGTAACCAACCTATTGTCCTCGGCTAAGGAAAAAGTGTCATCCTGAGCTACGCCTCTCGCAGCCTCATCGCGAGAGGCGTAGTCGAAGGACCTGCGTTTATACCCTTCCCACTGGCAAATAGCCCAGGGAAACTTCAGGTCAGATCGTCCGTATCGAACGCAGGCCGTTTCCGCCCAAGCGCCGAGACATCGTGCGCTCCGCCCACCAGGCCCTTCACCACCTCGTCGATATCGTCGACATCAGCTGAAGCCACCATCCGCGCAGGAGCATCCGCCAGCTTCACGCTCTCCAGCAGCACCGTCGCATGGGCCACGGCCACATGATCCTGGTTCAACCCTTCTGGTGTCTTGGCTTTGATGCCAACCTCGCCCGGCTTCACACCCAGCAGCTCTGCCACCCGCTCGCGCAACTCGCCGGCGATCGGGACGATCTTCGGCTTCGCCATCACCAGAACCGTGTCGATATTCACGATCTTGTATCCGGCCGTCGCCACCTCTTCGAGCGCCGTCTGCAAAAAGATGTGCGACGCTGCCCCCTTCCACCGCGGATCGCTCGGCGGAAAGAACGTCCCAATATCGCCCGCCGAGACCGCGCCCAGCAGCGCATCCGTTATCGCGTGTAGCAGCACATCGCCGTCCGAGTGACCGGCAAGCCCTTCAGGGTGTTCAATCGCAAGACCGCCAATCACCAGTGGAACCCCCGGCTTGAACGCGTGCGAGTCGAACCCGTAACCGATTCTCATGCTCATAGCGCACCTGCCCCGGCAGTCTGCTTCAGGTAGAACTCAGCCAACTCGATATCACCGGGCTGCGTAATCTTGAAGTTCCGCGCCGACCCAGGCACGACAGCAACCTCAATCCCGGCGCGTTCCAGCAGGCTTGCCTCATCTGTTCCCGCAAACTCGTCGGCCTCCGCCTCAGCGAACGCATGACGCAGCAGCCCGAACCGCGCTCCCTGCGGCGTCTGCGCCAGCACCACACGCTCTCGCGGAACGGTCGCTGTAATGATGGCGCCATCGGCCGTACGCTCCACCTGCTTGATCGTGTCCACCGCCGGCAGTCCTACGATGGCCGCCCCGTGGTGCACCACCGCTTCAATCGTCCGCTCAATTGTCGCTGCATCGATCAGCGGACGCACCGCGTCATGCACCAGCACCACGTCGTCGTCGTCGCACTCCAGCGCCAGCAGAGCGTTGGCAACCGATCCCTGCCGGTTGTCTCCGCCCTCCACCATGTGGACGCGCGGCCCCAGCTTGAACTCGCGGATCTGCGCTTCCACACGCTCCCGCTCCGCGCCACGAACTGCCAGACACACAGCGTCGATACTCGGTACCTGAAGAAAAGCCTTCACCGTGCGCACCAGCACCGGAACGCCGCCAACACTCAGAAACTGCTTCGGCGCGGCTGCATGGTTGGCAGCCGCCATACGCGTGCCAATACCGGCCGCAGGAATAATGACAAAAACTCGCATAACCTGCGAAGTATACAAGATATAGCTGGCAATTCCTCAGTTCGGCCGTCTGGCGAACCCACTCCCAAAACAATCTCTGCGCCGCCAACTAATATAGAAGCGCCATGCCCTCTGCACTTCCCTTCAACCGTGACCACATCAATCCCGGCGATCGCATCTGCGTCGCCGTCTCCGGCGGAGCTGACTCCGTCGCCCTTCTTCTCGCTGTCCACGAAGCGAACTCCGCAAAGCGCGACGCTCTCGGCGCAGGCATCTCCGCTGTCCACGTCCATCACGGCATCCGCACCGCCGCCGAATCCGGCGCCGATCTCACCTTTGTACAGGACCTCTGCATCCAGCTCGACGTTCCACTACACATCCACCGCGCCGATGTGCCGACCCGCGCCACCGAAAACCGCGAGACGCTCGAAGAAGCCGCCCGCGAGGTCCGCTACGCCTTCTTCCGCACACTCATCGCCTCCGGCCACGCCGACTCCATCCTCACCGCCCACACCCTCGACGACCAGGCCGAGACCGTCCTGATGAAGCTCCTCCGCGGAGCCTGGACCGAGGGACTCTCCGCCATCCACCCCATCGTCGCAGTCCACGAACCGGGCCAGCGTTCCGGCAAGATCCTCCGCCCCCTCCTCGCCACACGCCGCTCCGAGATCGAGTCCTACCTCCGCTCCCGCAACCAGCCCTGGCAGACCGACTCGACCAACGCCGACACCGCCTACACCCGCAACCGAATCCGCCACGAACTCCTCCCCCAGCTCCGCACCTTCAATCCTTCTATTGACCAGACGCTCGCCAACCTCGCCGAGATCGCTCGCGAAGAAGAGTCCCGCTGGCAGGCCGAACTCAGCCGCCTACTTCCCCAAATTCTCCTTCCCGGCAAACCCGTCCGCGGAGGAGGCCGAGCCGTATCAACATCATCCGGAACAAGCTCCATCTCCATCGAGATCGAGCGCCTCCGCTCCCTCGACCCCGCCCTCCGCCTCCGGGTCCTCCGCGCCGCCGCCCGCCAGCTCGGCTCGCGTATCAGCTTCGACGACACTACCCGCCTGCTCGCCCTCGGCGGATTCGCCAACCTGCCCACGGTAGCCGCCCGCACCGGAGCCTCCGTCCACCTTGCCGCCGGTCTGCGCGCCGAACGCTCCGCCCGCGAACTCCGCCTTAGCCGTGAATCGTCCTGAGAAGGACAAAAAAACTCACCCCTTAGTTGCAGCATCATTTGCCCTTCCTGCTACTGAATCCAGCGGGCAAAGAGTAGAATCTAAACACTGACGGGGGCAGGGGCGCTCCCGCGGCGGCATTATTCTGCCGGCTCCCCGCGGAACCATTCCTTTCTCCCCGCCGTCTAATCGATGTAGGCTTTTATCTACGGGCTTTCGCCGAGAAAAGTCCGGGGCTATCGTCCAGTTCCAATTGGCCGACTAGACCGGAAAATGAGGAACACGCTTTGAACTCGACCGTCAAACAAATCCTGATCTGGGTCTTCATGATCACCTGCGTGGTCTTCCTGTGGCAGTTCGTCGTCAAGGGTACCGGTGCAGGACAGGAAAAGAACATCTCGCTGACCCAGTTGCTCAACGACGCCGACCAGGGCAAGATCTCCGAGGTCACCGTCAACGGTTCCGAGGTCACCGGCCACTATCGCGACGACAAGAACCAGTTCCACACCACCATTCCGGCCAACTATCCGGACATGTACAAGACGCTGCGCGACCACGGCGTCAACATCACGATCAAGGATCAGAACTCGAACGCATGGCTTGGCTTCCTCATCCAGCTTGCTCCGTTCGCGCTTCTCCTCGGTCTCTGGTTCTTCCTCCTGCGCCAGATGCAGTCCGGCGGCAACAAGGCGATGAGCTTCGGCAAATCGCGCGCCCGCCTGCTCTCGATGCAGCAGAAGAAGATCACCTTCAAGGACGTCGCCGGTGTTGACGAGGCCAAGGAAGAGCTCAAGGAGATCATCGAGTTCCTCCGCGAGGCCCAGAAATTCCAGCGCCTCGGCGGCCGCATCCCTAAGGGTGTTCTGCTCGTCGGGCCTCCTGGAACCGGCAAGACGCTGCTCGCCCGCGCAGTAGCGGGCGAAGCCAATGTTCCGTTCTTCTCCATCTCCGGCTCCGACTTCGTCGAGATGTTCGTCGGCGTCGGCGCATCGCGCGTCCGCGACCTCTTCGAGCAGGGCAAGAAAAACGCCCCCTGCATCATCTTCATCGACGAGATCGACGCTGTCGGCCGTCACCGTGGCGCTGGCCTCGGCGGCGGACACGACGAGCGCGAGCAGACCCTCAACCAGCTCCTCGTCGAGATGGACGGCTTCGAGTCCAACGACGGAGTCATCCTCGTCGCCGCCACCAACCGGCCCGACGTTCTTGACCCCGCGCTCCTCCGCCCCGGCCGTTTCGACCGTCGCGTCATCGTCGACCGCCCCGACATCCGTGGCCGCGAAGAGGTGCTAAAGGTTCACTCCAAGAAGGTCCCCATGGCCGAGGACGTCGATCTCAACGTGCTGGCTCGTGGAACCCCGGGCTTCTCCGGAGCCGACCTCGCCAACATGGTCAACGAGGCCGCCCTCACCGCCGCCCGCTACAACCGCAAGGCCGTCCACATGTACGACTTTGAGGTTGCCAAGGACAAGGTGATGATGGGTGCCGAGCGCAAGTCGATGCTCCTCACCGACGAAGAGAAGAAGGTCACCGCCTATCACGAGGCCGGCCACACCCTCGTCTCCGCGCTGCGTGAGCACTCCGACCCGCTCCACAAGGTCACCATCATCCCGCGCGGCATGGCCCTCGGCGTCACCGTCTACCTCCCCGAGGAAGACCAGCACACCGTCACCAAGGAGTACCTCGAGACGCGCCTCGCCACCCTCATGGGCGGCCGTTGCGCCGAAGAGATATTCCTCGGCAAGATGACCACCGGAGCCGGCAACGACATCGAGCGCATCACCGACCTCGCCCGCAAGATGGTCTGCGAGTTCGGTATGTCCAAGCTCGGCCCCATGACCTTTGGCAAAAAGGAGGAGCAGATCTTCCTCGGACGCGAGATCGCACAGCACCGCGACTTCTCCGACGAGACTGCCCGCCAGATCGACGCCGAGGTTCGCACCTTCGTCGACGTCGCCTACCAGTCGGCGTACAACCTGCTCAACACGAACCAGGACATCATGCACCGGCTCGCCGCTGCCCTGCTCGAGCGCGAGACCCTCGACGCCCACGAGATCAAGTTGATCATCGAAGGCAAGGACCTCCCGCCTATGAAGTCTGCGCTTGCGGCCGTCGATCCCGGCGCGGGCGGAGAGGCCCAGAAGATCCTCAAGCCCGACACCGGCCGCAAGCCCGGCTTCGGCGAGGGCCAGCCTTCTCCGGCATAACGTCCAGCTAGCCAACAAGCAAAAAGGAGAACCGTATATCGGTTCTCCTTTTGTTTTGCCATTGTTTCTCTCGACCCGGTGTTATGTCTTTGATAGCCTGAGCACTATCGTCCTCGCTATCACCCGAAGATGGTTTCTCCACAAACTGCTTTTTCGAGGCCTCCTGGATGCACGGCAAGCGAAATTTTGGCTTAGACCTCGCCCGTGCCACCGCCATCTCGATGGTGTACCTGTCCCACGGAATTACTGTCTTTCATTCCCTCGGAATTGGAGTCGATCTCTTCTTCGTCCTGTCAGGTTTCCTGATCGGTAGAATTTACTTCCGATCTCAAGCACAACCTGACTTCTCTTTCTGGCGCTTCTGGCAGGCACGATGGTGGAGAACTCTTCCGCCTTACTACGCTGCCATCGGCGTCTTTCTACTCCTCAACCTCGCCTTTCCATCCCAGCCCCGCCCAATCCCTTGGTATTACCTCTTCTTCCTGCAGAACTACCTCGGCGTGCGCGACATGGGCGTCACCTGGAGCCTCTGCGTCGAGGAGCATTTTTACCTGGCTCTACCCATTCTCGGCTGGCTCGCTATCCGATATCTCGGACGGCAGCGGCTTATTTGGGTTCTCCCCCTGCTGGCACTGTTCCCACAACTTTTTCGGCTCACAGCCATCCTCACCACCGGGTTGCCGGCCGACTGGTATTGGATCACCCACTTCCATTCCGAAGGCCTCGTACTTGGAGTCTTCCTTGCCTATCTCTTCGTGGACCACCCAAAGCTGTGGGGGCGCATCCGGCCCATCGCCCTCGGCCTCTCTCTCATTCCCGTCGTTCTCCTCATCGCCCTGAGCATTCACTACACCCCCAGCCTCAAGCTGCATGGAGGAATCTTCCTCTACTACGCCCTCGGCTTCGCAGGATGGGTCCGCGTCGCCTACGACATCCAATGGGCGCCGAAAAGCATGGCCGCCAACCTCGTCAAAAAATCCATCCACGGTCTCGCGCTCTGTTCCTACAGCGTCTACCTGCTGCACACCGCCTTCTTCACCGACATGCGCCTGCTCATCGCTAACTGGAATCGCGGTGCAGCTAAATCCATCTTCATCCTTCTCTCCAGTTTTCTCATGTGCGTTATCTTCTACTTCCTGGTGGAGCGCCCCACCATCATCTGGCGCGATCGATCTCTACGTAAGAGGAAAAAAGCCGCTGCTCCGAATTCCCCGGCCGCACGTGTGGAGACCGTGTAACACGAAGCCTGCCAACGCGACGGACCTTCTTTTGCAAAGCTTCTTCCCGCATCAGGAAACCAGCATCTGTCACAGTGGCTACTCTCGTCCATACCTCGCAATGCGACAATAGAATCACCTCGCATGAAGCTTCAAGCCGCCATCCTCCTCACTCTCTCGATGCCCCTCACCGGCTGCGGATACCACACGGCCGGCACCGCGACGCACATCCCCACGAACGTCCGTACGCTCTCCGTACCCATCTTCGCCACCCGCGTACAGGCGTACCACACTGAGATGGCGTTCACCCAGGCCGTCGTCCGCGAGCTCAACACCCGCACCAAATACCGCATCGTCAACAACGACTCCCCCGACGCCGACGCCACCCTCACCGGCACCATCCTCTCCCAGACCATCACTCCGCTCACCTACGACGCCACCACCGGCCAGTCCTCCAGCTACCTCGTCGCCGTCACCGCCAGAGTCGTGCTCACCGCCAGCGACGGCCACGTCCTCTACCGCAACAACGCCATCACCTTCCGCGAGCAGTACCAGTCCACCCAGGACCTCAGCAACTTTATCCAGGAAGGTTCCCCCGCCATCAATCGCATGTCTCGGGACTTCGCCCAGATGCTCGTAAGCGATATGCTGGAGTCGTTCTGATGGCCACGTCCCTGCGCAGCTTCGCCTCCACCGACCGGTTTATCAGCGAGATCACCTCGCCGTCCCTCCGTCCCGGCTACATCCTCCTCGGCGACGAGATCTTCCTCTACGATCGCTGCCGCAAAGCCGTCCTCTCCACCCTCGTCCCCGAAGACTTCCGCGACTTCGCACTCCACGACCTCGACCTCGCCGAGACCAGCATCTTCGAGGCGCTCGACCGCGCCCAGACTCCCTCGCTCATGGCGCCCTTCCAGGTGCTCTTCATCCGCAATTTGAAGAGCCTCTACGGCCGCGGCTCGAAGAAGGAAGAGTTCGCCGCCATCGACGCTTACTTCCGCTCCCCCAATCCGCAGGCGCTCCTCATCTTTGTCGCCGACCACCTCCGCATCCCCACCGACCTGCGCAAGATGGACTACCAGGACAAGGAGCGCTTCGAGCGCATCCGCGAGACCCTCGGCGACTGGTGCGGCATCGTCGAGCTGGCCCGCGTCGACGAGAACGACGCCACCCGCTGGGTCACCGCCGCCGCCGAGGCGCGTGGAGTCCGCTTCGACCCCGACGCTGCCCGCGAACTCGTCGACTCACTCGGCGCCGACATGATGCTCGTCTCCAGCGAGTTCGAAAAGCTCCTCCTCTACGTCAGTGCCCCGCCCTCCATAGCGCCACAGGACCGGGTGCCCCATCTTCGCGACGGTCTCATCGTCGCTAAGGTAGGTGAAGCGCCACAGCCCTCAAGTGAACCCTCCCAAAATCAAAGTGTCATCCTGAGCGAAGCCCCTGAGCGAGCCGCAGGCGAGTCGAACGGGGCGGAGTCGAAGGACCTGCGGTTGTCTTCCCCCACCTCCATCGCCCGAAACCGTGTCACCCTCGGCGACGTAGAAACCATGGTCCTCGCCGCCAAGCAGCGCTCCCTCTACGAGCTCACCGACGCCATCTCGCAACGCGACCGCCCCCGCGCCCTCGCCCTCCTCCACGGCCTGCTCAACGCCTCCGACGGAGGCGAGGACGCCGCCATCGGCCACCTTTACATGCTCGCCCGCACCTTCCGCCAGATGATGATCATCCTCGAAAAGAACGTGCGCGACTCACGAGCCATCTGGCAGGCGCTCTGGCAGGGCTTCCGCATGCCGCCCTTCGCCGCCGACGACCTCATCCGCCAGGCCCGCCGCTACAAATCCCGCCGCGACCTCACCCGCGCCATCCGCCTCGTAGCCCGAGCCGACATAGAACTCCGCAGCTCCCCCGTAAGCAAAGTGCTCGTCTTAGAACGCCTCATCCTCGATCTCTGCGCCGAACCAAAACCGTCGCTCTTCGAACCCTCCTCAATGCAGTTCGCGATGGAACTTTAGCTAATGACCCTGAATGATCTTCTGGTTCGAGAACACGTTGACCTCGACAATGTCATCGTCTTAAGACACCGACCGTTTGAACCGGGCTTGGCTAGAGTTTTACCGTGGCTCGCGGCAGAACATCCGAAGATATTCAACGCCTACCAGCGCACTCAAGGCGCGGTCCTTGAGAGATCAATGTTGAAGTTGGCCAATAAATGCCACATCGCAAGCTTTCTTGCGTATGGTGCGGGCAAAGCTATCTTTGTCGGGTTGTATGTCGTAACCGATTCCCGTCCAATCACGTTAGAACAGTTCTGGAAGATTCCTGAATACCAACAGCTCAAGGAATATGGCATGCAAGGATTCACTGCCGCCGAAGGACGAGCCACCATCGAGCAGTTTGATCTGGAACCGCTGTCATTCCGATCCGAGTGGAAAGGCAAACTCATTATTGATTGGCCAGGAGGCGAACGCTCCTGGTGGCGTAGAGCTGAAAACAATATCTTTACCGTGAAGGCGATTTTAGAAAACAGCGCTTTTGACGAAGCGATGCCCAGATGGAACGACATCTCTCTAAGTTGGGAGGAACTCAAAGTTCTTCCATCGCGATGGAAACACAGTTTGCGTGAGTGGCGAGGCATCTACTACATCCATGATTCCTCAGATAACAAAGCATATGTAGGGTCAGCATCCGGATCAGAAAATCTTCTAGGAAGATGGCAGAATTACGCAGCATCCGGACACGGAACGAACAAGCTTCTCAGGCAGCGCGATCCTGCAAACTTTAAATTTTCAATCCTTGAGAGAGTTTCCCCAGACATGAGTTCGTCAGACATTGTTGCTCAAGAAAACTCGTGGAAGATCCGGCTCTCGACGCGGTATCCCTATGGCCTCAATGACAACTGACGATAAGCGAAAAGATGCCAGGAGCCCCACATCGACTCTCATGTGTGGGTTCATCGTCTGAAGGACGATCACCCTCCATCACAAACAAGTCACCGCATACTTCCGAATAGCCGCATCCTCTGTCACCAGTGCCAACCCTTCAGCCGTTGCTTGCGCTACCAGCATCCGGTCAAACGGATCTTTATGGTGCTGTGGAAGCGAAGCTGCCAACTCGCCGTGCTCCATCGTTATTGGCAGCTCAATAAACCCGAACCGTTGAGCCAGCAAACCAATCGAGTCAAGCAGAACCAATCGGCCTGTTGCGCGCTTGATGCCAAGTTCCCAACCCGTCACCGCACTCACAAAGATTTCATTACCAGGGTCACTGATCGCTTCGTGGTGGTCGCCTAACAGCTTGTTCGGGTCTCTATCCCACCACAATAAAACATGCGAATCCAGTAAAAGACGCACTGGTTAATATCCCCAATCCTTCAACTCTTCTTCGCTCATCGGCGCGTCAAAATCTGGGGCGATATAAGTAATTTCAAGCAGGTTCTGACCGCCTATCCGCCTCGCTCCAGTCTTCTTCTCGATCGGAACCAGCTTCAGCAGCGGCTTCCCTGACTTGGCGATCACGACCTCTTTCCCATGTGTCGCCTCATCCACCAGCTTCGAAAAGTGGGCCTTCGCCTCGTAGATGTTATAGGTTGCCATGGTCATATCCTAATCTGGTTAGTCAGGTTAGTCAATAATAAACCCAATGGATTCCTAAGTGTTCCGTCATTCTGAGCCGCAGGCGAAGAATCTCAGTAGTCTGTCTTTGTTGGCACGGACAAAACTACGGGGATTCTTCGCCTGCGGCTCAGAATGACGACTCAAGAAGCGAACTTTGCCTTCGGAGGATGCCCACAACTAATGTGTTGGTTCATCGTCCAAGAACGAC
This region of Acidobacteriota bacterium genomic DNA includes:
- a CDS encoding O-methyltransferase, with protein sequence MDQGLWITVDRYLSDTLLPPDHQMENALEANACAGLPAIDVAPNQGKMLNLIARVQGSRRILEIGTLGGYSTIWLARALPADGKLITLELDPKHATVAAANMQRTGLASLVDIRVGPAVESLEKLHAENAGPFDFVFLDADKPNYPVYLDWAVKLSRPGTVILTDNVVREGAIVDKNNADERVQGTRAFLEKLGNHPRLDATAIQTVGSKGYDGFALAVVKP
- the ispF gene encoding 2-C-methyl-D-erythritol 2,4-cyclodiphosphate synthase, which encodes MSMRIGYGFDSHAFKPGVPLVIGGLAIEHPEGLAGHSDGDVLLHAITDALLGAVSAGDIGTFFPPSDPRWKGAASHIFLQTALEEVATAGYKIVNIDTVLVMAKPKIVPIAGELRERVAELLGVKPGEVGIKAKTPEGLNQDHVAVAHATVLLESVKLADAPARMVASADVDDIDEVVKGLVGGAHDVSALGRKRPAFDTDDLT
- the ispD gene encoding 2-C-methyl-D-erythritol 4-phosphate cytidylyltransferase encodes the protein MRVFVIIPAAGIGTRMAAANHAAAPKQFLSVGGVPVLVRTVKAFLQVPSIDAVCLAVRGAERERVEAQIREFKLGPRVHMVEGGDNRQGSVANALLALECDDDDVVLVHDAVRPLIDAATIERTIEAVVHHGAAIVGLPAVDTIKQVERTADGAIITATVPRERVVLAQTPQGARFGLLRHAFAEAEADEFAGTDEASLLERAGIEVAVVPGSARNFKITQPGDIELAEFYLKQTAGAGAL
- the tilS gene encoding tRNA lysidine(34) synthetase TilS — its product is MPSALPFNRDHINPGDRICVAVSGGADSVALLLAVHEANSAKRDALGAGISAVHVHHGIRTAAESGADLTFVQDLCIQLDVPLHIHRADVPTRATENRETLEEAAREVRYAFFRTLIASGHADSILTAHTLDDQAETVLMKLLRGAWTEGLSAIHPIVAVHEPGQRSGKILRPLLATRRSEIESYLRSRNQPWQTDSTNADTAYTRNRIRHELLPQLRTFNPSIDQTLANLAEIAREEESRWQAELSRLLPQILLPGKPVRGGGRAVSTSSGTSSISIEIERLRSLDPALRLRVLRAAARQLGSRISFDDTTRLLALGGFANLPTVAARTGASVHLAAGLRAERSARELRLSRESS
- the ftsH gene encoding ATP-dependent zinc metalloprotease FtsH, producing MNSTVKQILIWVFMITCVVFLWQFVVKGTGAGQEKNISLTQLLNDADQGKISEVTVNGSEVTGHYRDDKNQFHTTIPANYPDMYKTLRDHGVNITIKDQNSNAWLGFLIQLAPFALLLGLWFFLLRQMQSGGNKAMSFGKSRARLLSMQQKKITFKDVAGVDEAKEELKEIIEFLREAQKFQRLGGRIPKGVLLVGPPGTGKTLLARAVAGEANVPFFSISGSDFVEMFVGVGASRVRDLFEQGKKNAPCIIFIDEIDAVGRHRGAGLGGGHDEREQTLNQLLVEMDGFESNDGVILVAATNRPDVLDPALLRPGRFDRRVIVDRPDIRGREEVLKVHSKKVPMAEDVDLNVLARGTPGFSGADLANMVNEAALTAARYNRKAVHMYDFEVAKDKVMMGAERKSMLLTDEEKKVTAYHEAGHTLVSALREHSDPLHKVTIIPRGMALGVTVYLPEEDQHTVTKEYLETRLATLMGGRCAEEIFLGKMTTGAGNDIERITDLARKMVCEFGMSKLGPMTFGKKEEQIFLGREIAQHRDFSDETARQIDAEVRTFVDVAYQSAYNLLNTNQDIMHRLAAALLERETLDAHEIKLIIEGKDLPPMKSALAAVDPGAGGEAQKILKPDTGRKPGFGEGQPSPA
- a CDS encoding acyltransferase, whose product is MHGKRNFGLDLARATAISMVYLSHGITVFHSLGIGVDLFFVLSGFLIGRIYFRSQAQPDFSFWRFWQARWWRTLPPYYAAIGVFLLLNLAFPSQPRPIPWYYLFFLQNYLGVRDMGVTWSLCVEEHFYLALPILGWLAIRYLGRQRLIWVLPLLALFPQLFRLTAILTTGLPADWYWITHFHSEGLVLGVFLAYLFVDHPKLWGRIRPIALGLSLIPVVLLIALSIHYTPSLKLHGGIFLYYALGFAGWVRVAYDIQWAPKSMAANLVKKSIHGLALCSYSVYLLHTAFFTDMRLLIANWNRGAAKSIFILLSSFLMCVIFYFLVERPTIIWRDRSLRKRKKAAAPNSPAARVETV
- a CDS encoding LptE family protein translates to MKLQAAILLTLSMPLTGCGYHTAGTATHIPTNVRTLSVPIFATRVQAYHTEMAFTQAVVRELNTRTKYRIVNNDSPDADATLTGTILSQTITPLTYDATTGQSSSYLVAVTARVVLTASDGHVLYRNNAITFREQYQSTQDLSNFIQEGSPAINRMSRDFAQMLVSDMLESF
- a CDS encoding DNA polymerase III subunit delta; protein product: MATSLRSFASTDRFISEITSPSLRPGYILLGDEIFLYDRCRKAVLSTLVPEDFRDFALHDLDLAETSIFEALDRAQTPSLMAPFQVLFIRNLKSLYGRGSKKEEFAAIDAYFRSPNPQALLIFVADHLRIPTDLRKMDYQDKERFERIRETLGDWCGIVELARVDENDATRWVTAAAEARGVRFDPDAARELVDSLGADMMLVSSEFEKLLLYVSAPPSIAPQDRVPHLRDGLIVAKVGEAPQPSSEPSQNQSVILSEAPERAAGESNGAESKDLRLSSPTSIARNRVTLGDVETMVLAAKQRSLYELTDAISQRDRPRALALLHGLLNASDGGEDAAIGHLYMLARTFRQMMIILEKNVRDSRAIWQALWQGFRMPPFAADDLIRQARRYKSRRDLTRAIRLVARADIELRSSPVSKVLVLERLILDLCAEPKPSLFEPSSMQFAMEL
- a CDS encoding GIY-YIG nuclease family protein — protein: MTLNDLLVREHVDLDNVIVLRHRPFEPGLARVLPWLAAEHPKIFNAYQRTQGAVLERSMLKLANKCHIASFLAYGAGKAIFVGLYVVTDSRPITLEQFWKIPEYQQLKEYGMQGFTAAEGRATIEQFDLEPLSFRSEWKGKLIIDWPGGERSWWRRAENNIFTVKAILENSAFDEAMPRWNDISLSWEELKVLPSRWKHSLREWRGIYYIHDSSDNKAYVGSASGSENLLGRWQNYAASGHGTNKLLRQRDPANFKFSILERVSPDMSSSDIVAQENSWKIRLSTRYPYGLNDN
- a CDS encoding type II toxin-antitoxin system VapC family toxin, which codes for MRLLLDSHVLLWWDRDPNKLLGDHHEAISDPGNEIFVSAVTGWELGIKRATGRLVLLDSIGLLAQRFGFIELPITMEHGELAASLPQHHKDPFDRMLVAQATAEGLALVTEDAAIRKYAVTCL
- a CDS encoding type II toxin-antitoxin system Phd/YefM family antitoxin — encoded protein: MATYNIYEAKAHFSKLVDEATHGKEVVIAKSGKPLLKLVPIEKKTGARRIGGQNLLEITYIAPDFDAPMSEEELKDWGY